In one Capricornis sumatraensis isolate serow.1 chromosome 1, serow.2, whole genome shotgun sequence genomic region, the following are encoded:
- the LOC138083731 gene encoding nucleosome assembly protein 1-like 1, which yields MADIDNKEQSELDQDLDDVEEVEEEETGEETKIKARQLTVQMMQNPQILAALQERLDGLVETSTGHIESLPRVVKRRVDALKNLQVKCAQMEAKFDEEVHDLERKYAVLYQPLFDKRFEIINAIYEPTEEECEWKPDEEDEISEELKEKAKIEDEKKDEEKEDPKGIPEFWLTVFKNVDLLSDMVQEHDEPILKHLKDIKVKFSDAGQPMSFVLEFHFEPNEYFTNEVLTKTYRMRSEPDDSDPFSFDGPEIMGCTGCQIDWKKGKNVTLKTIKKKQKHKGRGIVRTVTKTVSNDSFFNFFAPPEVPESGDLDDDSEAILAADFEIGHFLREHIIPRSVLYFTGEAIEDDDDDYDEEGEEADEVMFTK from the coding sequence ATGGCAGACATCGACAACAAAGAACAGTCTGAACTTGATCAAGATTTGGATGATGTTGAAGaagtagaagaagaagaaactggtgaagaaacaaaaatcaaagcgCGTCAGCTGACTGTTCAGATGATGCAAAATCCTCAGATTCTTGCAGCCCTTCAAGAAAGACTTGATGGTCTGGTAGAAACATCAACAGGACACATTGAAAGCTTGCCTAGGGTAGTTAAAAGACGAGTGGATGCTCTCAAAAACCTTCAAGTTAAATGTGCACAGATGGAAGCCAAATTCGATGAGGAAGTTCATGATCTTGAAAGAAAGTATGCTGTTCTTTATCAGCCTCTGTTTGATAAGCGATTTGAGATCATTAATGCCATTTATGAACCTACAGAAGAAGAATGTGAATGGAAGCCAGATGAGGAAGATGAAATTTCGGAGGAGCTAAAAGAAAAGGCCAAGAttgaagatgagaaaaaggatgaagaaaaagaagatccCAAGGGAATTCCTGAGTTTTGGCTGACCGTTTTTAAGAATGTTGACTTGCTCAGTGATATGGTTCAGGAACATGATGAGCCTATTCTGAAGCACTTGAAAGATATTAAAGTGAAGTTCTCAGATGCTGGTCAACCTATGAGTTTTGTCTTAGAATTTCACTTTGAACCCAATGAATATTTCACAAATGAAGTGTTGACAAAGACATATAGGATGAGATCAGAACCAGATGATTCTGATCCCTTTTCTTTTGATGGACCAGAAATTATGGGTTGTACAGGGTGCCAGATAGattggaaaaaagggaagaatgtCACTTTGAAAACGATTAAGAAGAAGCAGAAACACAAGGGACGTGGGATAGTTCGTACTGTGACCAAAACAGTTTCTAATgactctttctttaatttttttgcccCTCCTGAAGTTCCTGAGAGTGGAGATCTGGATGATGATTCTGAAGCTATCCTTGCTGCAGACTTTGAAATTGGTCACTTTTTACGTGAGCATATAATCCCAAGATCAGTGTTATACTTTACTGGAGAAGCTattgaagatgatgatgatgattatgATGAAGAAGGGGAAGAAGCGGATGAGGTAATGTTTACCAAATGA
- the CD200R1 gene encoding cell surface glycoprotein CD200 receptor 1, which produces MPRTWITSDLQLRLILTLFLVAECLSAEMEGPKTSNNSTQQMDNGNHSSVSTTSSTERKQSTVTLYAEVKTSLSVPVNTKAVLTCPPVQWPSVLVTWEIVLRDKPPCFRAYRRDTNQTTGGNCTDKRITWASGPDENPALQIGPVAITHDGNYTCQIATSNGNFQHEYHLQVLVPPKVTLTQTEKGTAVCKAAAGKPAAQISWTPEGDCVTEQEPYWGNGTVTVQSTCRWEDRHVLNVSCSVSHLTGNKSLSIQLSQGSEIQVHFILYIIAPIFIILIIAGSIWLLKISGCRKCKLKKTEHTPVAEEDEMEPYASYTEKNNPLYDITNRAKTSQVLPSEVDGMNLHTVYVPRV; this is translated from the exons AATGCTTAAGTGCAGAAATGGAAGGTCCTAAAACTTCAAACAACTCAACGCAGCAGATGGACAATGGCAATCACAGTTCAG TTTCAACAACTTCGTCTAcggaaagaaagcagagcactgtcACACTTTATGCAGAAG TTAAAACTTCACTATCAGTACCAGTGAATACAAAAGCTGTGCTCACTTGCCCTCCTGTGCAGTGGCCAAGTGTGTTGGTAACATGGGAAATAGTCCTCAGAGACAAGCCGCCCTGCTTCAGAGCCTACAGACGTGATACAAATCAGACCACAGGAGGAAACTGTACTGACAAGAGAATAACCTGGGCCTCTGGACCTGACGAGAATCCTGCCCTTCAGATCGGCCCAGTGGCCATCACTCATGATGGGAATTACACGTGCCAAATAGCAACAAGTAATGGGAATTTCCAGCATGAATATCACCTCCAAGTGTTAG TGCCCCCGAAGGTGACCCTGACCCAAACTGAGAAGGGAACTGCAGTGTGCAAGGCAGCTGCAGGGAAGCCGGCTGCACAGATCTCCTGGACCCCAGAGGGGGATTGCGTCACTGAGCAAGAGCCTTACTGGGGCAATGGCACCGTGACCGTCCAGAGTACTTGCCGCTGGGAGGACCGCCATGTGCTGAATGTGTCCTGCTCTGTCTCCCACTTGACTGGCAACAAGAGTCTGTCCATACAACTGAGTCAAG GTTCTGAAATACAAGTACACTTCATTTTATATATCATTGCCCctatttttattatcttgatCATCGCGGGATCCATTTGGCTTTTGAAAATCAGTGGCTGCAG aaaatgtaaattgaaaaaaacagaacataCTCCAGTTGCTGAGGAG GATGAAATGGAGCCCTATGCCAGCTACACAGAGAAGAACAATCCACTTTATGATATTACAAATAGGGCGAAGACGTCTCAGGTGTTACCAAGTGAAGTTGATGGgatgaatctccatactgtttatGTTCCTAGAGTGTAG